A genomic segment from Gossypium hirsutum isolate 1008001.06 chromosome D04, Gossypium_hirsutum_v2.1, whole genome shotgun sequence encodes:
- the LOC107936206 gene encoding probable mediator of RNA polymerase II transcription subunit 26c isoform X1, translating to MDLDDFRSVLETAGVDVWTFIDTAILVASLDYGQEFKQRRDGIVERLYATSMVTRCKSCDFGERSNVYQVNKEDSPHEGKEGGKGSPFTPHSDNEDDDMDPYGGLFDDEQKRVLEIKERLELPDQSEDSLVDLLQSLADMDITFQALKETDIGRHVNKLRKHSSNDVRRLVKQLVRKWKEIVDEWVRVNQPGEPEPAGLMAADGDSPQQKLPQNGRQQVPDFAYSPNPHNGSFGSEKNNSEPERKPKPIPPCRKDPPSRHTHSTPPQNVQRQREQKESNFDSERLASARKRLQESYKEAENAKKQRTVQVMDIHELPKPKNAFFAKNKGGGSQGRHW from the exons ATGGATTTGGATGATTTCAGATCAGTTCTTGAAACTGCTGGTGTTGATGTGTGGACTTTTATAGATACCGCAATCCTGGTAGCTTCTTTGGATTATGGCCAAGAGTTTAAGCAAAGGAGAGATGGGATTGTGGAGAGGCTTTATGCTACTTCCATGGTTACCAGGTGTAAAAGCTGTGATTTTGGTGAGAGATCAAATGTATATCAAGTTAATAAAGAAGATAGCCCCCATGAAGGTAAAGAAGGAGGAAAAGGGTCTCCTTTTACGCCTCATTCTGATAATGAAGATGATGATATGGACCCTTATGGAGGCTTGTTTGATGATGAACAAAAAAgggttcttgagattaaggagCGTCTTGAACTACCTGATCAG TCTGAGGATTCTTTGGTTGATTTACTTCAAAGCTTGGCAGACATGGATATAACATTTCAAGCTCTCAAG GAGACTGATATTGGGAGACATGTTAACAAATTGAGGAAACATTCATCAAATGATGTTAGGAGATTAGTGAAGCAACTTGTCAG GAAGTGGAAAGAAATTGTAGATGAATGGGTAAGGGTGAATCAACCTGGAGAACCAGAACCTGCTGGACTTATGG CAGCCGATGGCGATTCACCACAGCAAAAACTTCCTCAAAATGGTCGTCAACAG GTTCCTGATTTTGCATACTCTCCTAATCCCCACA ATGGGAGTTTTGGTTCGGAGAAGAATAATTCAGAACCTGAAAGGAAGCCAAAGCCAATCCCTCCTTGCCGAAAAGATCCTCCATCAAGACATACTCACTCAACTCCTCCACAAAATGTACAG AGACAGAGAGAACAAAAGGAAAGCAATTTTGACTCTGAAAGGCTGGCTTCTGCGAGGAAAAGGCTTCAAGAAAGTTACAAGGAAGCTGAAAATG CCAAAAAGCAAAGAACGGTACAAGTGATGGACATTCATGAGCTACCAAAACCCAAGAATGCCTTCTTTGCCAAAAACAAGGGAGGTGGTTCTCAAGGGAGGCACTGGTGA
- the LOC107936206 gene encoding probable mediator of RNA polymerase II transcription subunit 26c isoform X3 has product MDLDDFRSVLETAGVDVWTFIDTAILVASLDYGQEFKQRRDGIVERLYATSMVTRCKSCDFGERSNVYQVNKEDSPHEGKEGGKGSPFTPHSDNEDDDMDPYGGLFDDEQKRVLEIKERLELPDQSEDSLVDLLQSLADMDITFQALKETDIGRHVNKLRKHSSNDVRRLVKQLVRKWKEIVDEWVRVNQPGEPEPAGLMAADGDSPQQKLPQNGRQQVPDFAYSPNPHNGSFGSEKNNSEPERKPKPIPPCRKDPPSRHTHSTPPQNVQLLMQ; this is encoded by the exons ATGGATTTGGATGATTTCAGATCAGTTCTTGAAACTGCTGGTGTTGATGTGTGGACTTTTATAGATACCGCAATCCTGGTAGCTTCTTTGGATTATGGCCAAGAGTTTAAGCAAAGGAGAGATGGGATTGTGGAGAGGCTTTATGCTACTTCCATGGTTACCAGGTGTAAAAGCTGTGATTTTGGTGAGAGATCAAATGTATATCAAGTTAATAAAGAAGATAGCCCCCATGAAGGTAAAGAAGGAGGAAAAGGGTCTCCTTTTACGCCTCATTCTGATAATGAAGATGATGATATGGACCCTTATGGAGGCTTGTTTGATGATGAACAAAAAAgggttcttgagattaaggagCGTCTTGAACTACCTGATCAG TCTGAGGATTCTTTGGTTGATTTACTTCAAAGCTTGGCAGACATGGATATAACATTTCAAGCTCTCAAG GAGACTGATATTGGGAGACATGTTAACAAATTGAGGAAACATTCATCAAATGATGTTAGGAGATTAGTGAAGCAACTTGTCAG GAAGTGGAAAGAAATTGTAGATGAATGGGTAAGGGTGAATCAACCTGGAGAACCAGAACCTGCTGGACTTATGG CAGCCGATGGCGATTCACCACAGCAAAAACTTCCTCAAAATGGTCGTCAACAG GTTCCTGATTTTGCATACTCTCCTAATCCCCACA ATGGGAGTTTTGGTTCGGAGAAGAATAATTCAGAACCTGAAAGGAAGCCAAAGCCAATCCCTCCTTGCCGAAAAGATCCTCCATCAAGACATACTCACTCAACTCCTCCACAAAATGTACAG CTTCTTATGCAGTAG
- the LOC107936206 gene encoding probable mediator of RNA polymerase II transcription subunit 26c isoform X2, with protein sequence MDLDDFRSVLETAGVDVWTFIDTAILVASLDYGQEFKQRRDGIVERLYATSMVTRCKSCDFGERSNVYQVNKEDSPHEGKEGGKGSPFTPHSDNEDDDMDPYGGLFDDEQKRVLEIKERLELPDQSEDSLVDLLQSLADMDITFQALKETDIGRHVNKLRKHSSNDVRRLVKQLVRKWKEIVDEWVRVNQPGEPEPAGLMADGDSPQQKLPQNGRQQVPDFAYSPNPHNGSFGSEKNNSEPERKPKPIPPCRKDPPSRHTHSTPPQNVQRQREQKESNFDSERLASARKRLQESYKEAENAKKQRTVQVMDIHELPKPKNAFFAKNKGGGSQGRHW encoded by the exons ATGGATTTGGATGATTTCAGATCAGTTCTTGAAACTGCTGGTGTTGATGTGTGGACTTTTATAGATACCGCAATCCTGGTAGCTTCTTTGGATTATGGCCAAGAGTTTAAGCAAAGGAGAGATGGGATTGTGGAGAGGCTTTATGCTACTTCCATGGTTACCAGGTGTAAAAGCTGTGATTTTGGTGAGAGATCAAATGTATATCAAGTTAATAAAGAAGATAGCCCCCATGAAGGTAAAGAAGGAGGAAAAGGGTCTCCTTTTACGCCTCATTCTGATAATGAAGATGATGATATGGACCCTTATGGAGGCTTGTTTGATGATGAACAAAAAAgggttcttgagattaaggagCGTCTTGAACTACCTGATCAG TCTGAGGATTCTTTGGTTGATTTACTTCAAAGCTTGGCAGACATGGATATAACATTTCAAGCTCTCAAG GAGACTGATATTGGGAGACATGTTAACAAATTGAGGAAACATTCATCAAATGATGTTAGGAGATTAGTGAAGCAACTTGTCAG GAAGTGGAAAGAAATTGTAGATGAATGGGTAAGGGTGAATCAACCTGGAGAACCAGAACCTGCTGGACTTATGG CCGATGGCGATTCACCACAGCAAAAACTTCCTCAAAATGGTCGTCAACAG GTTCCTGATTTTGCATACTCTCCTAATCCCCACA ATGGGAGTTTTGGTTCGGAGAAGAATAATTCAGAACCTGAAAGGAAGCCAAAGCCAATCCCTCCTTGCCGAAAAGATCCTCCATCAAGACATACTCACTCAACTCCTCCACAAAATGTACAG AGACAGAGAGAACAAAAGGAAAGCAATTTTGACTCTGAAAGGCTGGCTTCTGCGAGGAAAAGGCTTCAAGAAAGTTACAAGGAAGCTGAAAATG CCAAAAAGCAAAGAACGGTACAAGTGATGGACATTCATGAGCTACCAAAACCCAAGAATGCCTTCTTTGCCAAAAACAAGGGAGGTGGTTCTCAAGGGAGGCACTGGTGA
- the LOC107936206 gene encoding probable mediator of RNA polymerase II transcription subunit 26c isoform X4 — MDLDDFRSVLETAGVDVWTFIDTAILVASLDYGQEFKQRRDGIVERLYATSMVTRCKSCDFGERSNVYQVNKEDSPHEGKEGGKGSPFTPHSDNEDDDMDPYGGLFDDEQKRVLEIKERLELPDQSEDSLVDLLQSLADMDITFQALKETDIGRHVNKLRKHSSNDVRRLVKQLVRKWKEIVDEWVRVNQPGEPEPAGLMADGDSPQQKLPQNGRQQVPDFAYSPNPHNGSFGSEKNNSEPERKPKPIPPCRKDPPSRHTHSTPPQNVQLLMQ, encoded by the exons ATGGATTTGGATGATTTCAGATCAGTTCTTGAAACTGCTGGTGTTGATGTGTGGACTTTTATAGATACCGCAATCCTGGTAGCTTCTTTGGATTATGGCCAAGAGTTTAAGCAAAGGAGAGATGGGATTGTGGAGAGGCTTTATGCTACTTCCATGGTTACCAGGTGTAAAAGCTGTGATTTTGGTGAGAGATCAAATGTATATCAAGTTAATAAAGAAGATAGCCCCCATGAAGGTAAAGAAGGAGGAAAAGGGTCTCCTTTTACGCCTCATTCTGATAATGAAGATGATGATATGGACCCTTATGGAGGCTTGTTTGATGATGAACAAAAAAgggttcttgagattaaggagCGTCTTGAACTACCTGATCAG TCTGAGGATTCTTTGGTTGATTTACTTCAAAGCTTGGCAGACATGGATATAACATTTCAAGCTCTCAAG GAGACTGATATTGGGAGACATGTTAACAAATTGAGGAAACATTCATCAAATGATGTTAGGAGATTAGTGAAGCAACTTGTCAG GAAGTGGAAAGAAATTGTAGATGAATGGGTAAGGGTGAATCAACCTGGAGAACCAGAACCTGCTGGACTTATGG CCGATGGCGATTCACCACAGCAAAAACTTCCTCAAAATGGTCGTCAACAG GTTCCTGATTTTGCATACTCTCCTAATCCCCACA ATGGGAGTTTTGGTTCGGAGAAGAATAATTCAGAACCTGAAAGGAAGCCAAAGCCAATCCCTCCTTGCCGAAAAGATCCTCCATCAAGACATACTCACTCAACTCCTCCACAAAATGTACAG CTTCTTATGCAGTAG
- the LOC121216225 gene encoding uncharacterized protein, which translates to MEVEMSMADSSSLKVLMFLIVQALVYLILSKSSNVFSDDKMMMTSLSFKPPRSLSIRRLLASISDLPQGVEPSPSSSSSPSSRGLESPILQQHAQHYQT; encoded by the coding sequence ATGGAAGTAGAGATGTCAATGGCAGATTCATCATCACTCAAGGTTCTCATGTTCCTCATTGTTCAAGCGCTGGTCTATCTCATCCTTTCTAAATCCTCCAATGTCTTCTCCGATGACAAGATGATGATGACATCATTAAGCTTCAAGCCCCCTCGTTCCTTGTCCATTCGTCGTCTTCTCGCCTCCATTTCCGATTTACCTCAAGGTGTTGAGCCATCCCCATCTTCGTCTTCATCGCCATCCTCAAGGGGTTTGGAATCACCCATTCTACAACAACACGCTCAACACTATCAAACTTAG
- the LOC107936212 gene encoding F-box protein SKIP5 isoform X1 yields the protein MEVEELEKRKSRKITSSSPSSALINNLDDGCLMHIFSFLSPIPDRYNTALVCHRWCYLACHPRLWLRVDRSVQDFSEPGVFPNIEEAVSAARPGDTILIAAGGSHLASNIQIKKPLCLIGGGELPDETTVICLRGSDREKQPARLCCSFWWSSALEFLSTCKLTNLTVKAELGCCLLHRSGRLIIDECILQCESNPLDYLSCPIMSTAGSGVFPSNLKSDGDSISVSHTRIEGGAKAVLTSGDLALQQVRVIYARTCLYFWFDVGCR from the exons ATGGAGGTGGAAGAGCTAGAGAAGAGAAAGTCCAGAAAGATTAcgtcttcttctccttcttcagcTCTTATAAATAACCTTGATGATGGCTGCCTTATGCATATTTTCAGCTTCTTGTCTCCCATTCCAG ATCGGTATAACACCGCCCTCGTTTGCCACAGATGGTGTTATTTGGCGTGTCACCCTCGACTGTGGCTGCGAGTAGATAGATCTGTTCAGGATTTTTCTGAACCTGGTGTTTTCCCCAATATTGAAGAAGCTGTGTCTGCAGCCAG ACCTGGCGACACTATTCTAATTGCAGCTGGCGGCAGTCATCTTGCCTCTAATATTCAGATTAAAAAACCTCTCTGCCTG ATCGGCGGAGGTGAGCTTCCTGATGAAACAACTGTCATCTGTTTGCGAGGTTCAGACAG agagAAACAACCTGCACGTTTGTGCTGTTCATTTTGGTGGAGCAGTGCATTGGAGTTTCTATCAACCTGCAAGCTGACAAACTTAACGGTGAAGGCGGAGCTAGGTTGCTGCTTGCTTCATAGGAGTGGAAGGCTAATTATAGATGAATGCATACTTCAGTGTGAATCAAACCCGTTGGACTATCTGTCATGCCCGATCATGAGTACAGCCGGAAGTGGGGTGTTTCCCTCCAACCTGAAGAGTGATGGTGATAGCATTTCTGTATCGCACACTCGGATTGAAGGAGGTGCAAAGGCTGTTTTGACGAGTGGAGATCTAGCACTACAGCAAGTTCGAGTCATTTATGCTCGAACTTGTCTCTATTTCTGGTTCGACGTTGGTTGTAGATAA
- the LOC107936215 gene encoding U3 small nucleolar RNA-associated protein 18 homolog, with product MSLISQNPVSRNKVKFKRDDEVVSINGDINDTENGLESDFEISKLKKRKKEKENQIEVEQEKEIKKLESFLFGSIYSPLEFGKQVEEKAHDVVAEDGSALFFLDSSTNDVELSEESDYEQKTCKERKAAWVDEEEERTVINIAKVNRLRKLRKEEDESVISGLEYVSRLRAQHAKLNPGTEWAKLDSGLRNDHGYDDESSDEEKGVVAASGYGNGEVIDDILRTNEDLVVKSRVKLLPGLLEYSRLVDANAEEPSNGPINSVQFHRNAQLLLAAGLDRRIRFFQIDGKRNTKIQSVFLEDCPIRKASFMPDGSQVIIAGRRKFFYCFDLVKGKVDKIGPLVGREEKSLEVFEISPDSSTIAFLGNEGYILLVSSKTKELIGALKMNGTVRSLAFADNGNRLLSSGGDGEVYHWDLRTRTCIHKAVDEGCINGTALCTSLNGRMFAAGSDSGIVNVYNRDEFLGGKRKPIKTVENLTTKVDFMKFNSDAQILAICSTMKKNSLKLIHVPSFTVYSNWPPLNKNLQYPRCLDFSPGGGFMAVGNAAGKVLLYKLHHYNHA from the coding sequence ATGAGTTTGATATCTCAAAACCCAGTGTCTAGAAACAAGGTGAAGTTTAAAAGGGATGATGAAGTGGTTTCGATTAATGGAGATATCAATGATACTGAGAATGGGTTGGAATCTGATTTTGAAATCTCTAagttgaaaaagagaaagaaagaaaaagaaaatcagattGAGGTTGAGCAGgagaaagaaattaaaaagctTGAAAGTTTTCTTTTCGGGTCGATTTATTCCCCCCTTGAATTTGGTAAACAAGTGGAGGAAAAAGCTCACGATGTTGTTGCTGAAGACGGTTCTGCTTTGTTCTTCTTGGACAGTTCCACGAACGATGTGGAGTTGTCTGAGGAAAGTGATTATGAGCAGAAGACTTGTAAGGAAAGGAAAGCTGCTTGGGTGGATGAGGAGGAGGAAAGAACCGTGATAAACATAGCTAAGGTCAATAGGTTGAGGAAGTTGAGGAAAGAAGAGGATGAGAGTGTGATTTCTGGTTTGGAGTATGTTTCGAGATTGAGGGCTCAACATGCTAAGCTGAACCCCGGGACAGAATGGGCCAAGCTAGATTCAGGGTTAAGGAACGATCATGGTTATGATGATGAATCATCAGATGAAGAAAAGGGTGTAGTGGCAGCTTCTGGTTATGGAAACGGTGAAgttattgatgatattcttagAACAAATGAAGATCTTGTGGTGAAGAGTAGGGTTAAATTGTTGCCAGGGCTTCTTGAGTATTCGAGACTCGTGGATGCAAATGCTGAGGAACCTTCCAATGGCCCGATAAATTCAGTTCAGTTCCACAGGAATGCTCAGTTACTACTTGCTGCTGGATTGGATCGAAGGATCAGGTTTTTCCAGATCGATGGTAAACGGAATACCAAAATACAAAGTGTTTTTCTTGAAGATTGTCCGATTCGTAAGGCATCTTTCATGCCTGATGGTTCCCAGGTCATTATAGCAGGGAGGAGGAAGTTCTTCTACTGTTTTGATTTAGTGAAAGGAAAAGTTGATAAAATAGGGCCACTGGTTGGTAGGGAGGAAAAAAGCTTGGAAGTTTTTGAGATTTCCCCCGATTCTAGCACAATTGCGTTTTTGGGAAATGAAGGTTATATCTTGTTGGTTTCATCCAAAACAAAGGAGCTGATTGGAGCACTTAAGATGAACGGAACAGTCCGCTCTCTAGCTTTTGCTGATAACGGGAACCGATTATTGAGCTCTGGCGGGGATGGAGAAGTCTACCATTGGGACTTGAGAACTAGAACATGCATCCATAAGGCTGTTGATGAAGGCTGCATTAATGGTACGGCTCTTTGTACATCACTGAATGGAAGAATGTTTGCCGCTGGTTCTGATAGCGGGATAGTGAACGTTTACAATAGGGATGAATTTTTGGGAGGTAAAAGGAAACCAATCAAGACCGTCGAGAATCTAACCACCAAAGTCGATTTTATGAAGTTTAATAGTGATGCTCAAATACTAGCTATCTGTTCTACCATGAAGAAAAACAGTTTAAAGCTGATACATGTCCCATCATTTACAGTCTACTCTAATTGGCCTCCACTGAATAAGAACTTACAGTATCCCCGCTGTCTGGATTTCAGTCCTGGTGGTGGTTTCATGGCTGTTGGAAACGCCGCCGGCAAAGTGCTACTATACAAGTTGCATCACTACAATCATGCATAG
- the LOC107936212 gene encoding F-box protein SKIP5 isoform X2, protein MEVEELEKRKSRKITSSSPSSALINNLDDGCLMHIFSFLSPIPDRYNTALVCHRWCYLACHPRLWLRVDRSVQDFSEPGVFPNIEEAVSAARPGDTILIAAGGSHLASNIQIKKPLCLIGGGELPDETTVICLRGSDSALEFLSTCKLTNLTVKAELGCCLLHRSGRLIIDECILQCESNPLDYLSCPIMSTAGSGVFPSNLKSDGDSISVSHTRIEGGAKAVLTSGDLALQQVRVIYARTCLYFWFDVGCR, encoded by the exons ATGGAGGTGGAAGAGCTAGAGAAGAGAAAGTCCAGAAAGATTAcgtcttcttctccttcttcagcTCTTATAAATAACCTTGATGATGGCTGCCTTATGCATATTTTCAGCTTCTTGTCTCCCATTCCAG ATCGGTATAACACCGCCCTCGTTTGCCACAGATGGTGTTATTTGGCGTGTCACCCTCGACTGTGGCTGCGAGTAGATAGATCTGTTCAGGATTTTTCTGAACCTGGTGTTTTCCCCAATATTGAAGAAGCTGTGTCTGCAGCCAG ACCTGGCGACACTATTCTAATTGCAGCTGGCGGCAGTCATCTTGCCTCTAATATTCAGATTAAAAAACCTCTCTGCCTG ATCGGCGGAGGTGAGCTTCCTGATGAAACAACTGTCATCTGTTTGCGAGGTTCAGACAG TGCATTGGAGTTTCTATCAACCTGCAAGCTGACAAACTTAACGGTGAAGGCGGAGCTAGGTTGCTGCTTGCTTCATAGGAGTGGAAGGCTAATTATAGATGAATGCATACTTCAGTGTGAATCAAACCCGTTGGACTATCTGTCATGCCCGATCATGAGTACAGCCGGAAGTGGGGTGTTTCCCTCCAACCTGAAGAGTGATGGTGATAGCATTTCTGTATCGCACACTCGGATTGAAGGAGGTGCAAAGGCTGTTTTGACGAGTGGAGATCTAGCACTACAGCAAGTTCGAGTCATTTATGCTCGAACTTGTCTCTATTTCTGGTTCGACGTTGGTTGTAGATAA